The Salmo salar chromosome ssa06, Ssal_v3.1, whole genome shotgun sequence genome window below encodes:
- the LOC106607441 gene encoding uncharacterized protein encodes MSSWVWVQLLALFATCLRSGSAEGDPLPPGLVELVRSNPISSIEDLQLLLLSDSVDEDVSEDFVPSGQHSNNASNRLPRSLDAQPAQQALCKVRTEVMEVTRAMLDRSNANFMLWPPCVEVQRCSGCCNTKTLQCVPVLMHTRHLQVMKIQYVEKRPNYSKAVVSVHDHVECRCQPAPRPPAVPKKKSTPRRQQKDNKGEGHPAKARSKEELHRRDELKHNQRIQLEDLLDQHWNPKDTSSDAGEGKGGYGLDHDKMDPQWVLNATSQLGAKEWTEHRHHDDMEEGRDSSSVNGTTTAMDIDMAQLDHEKSDGIEIRGDTLFNITEGNVSRGDRQQGSLSLSEEGDQETQRQPTQTQSPSLRTNTSKQQQHGTNSSSEETKSREGANQRMEQRFHPTEEINQRPESRFPPLEEAGQRRKDNETPDSERRLQHALQLEQEKLEEERKELLLLHRRLDDEKEHLRREQQKQQQEEEEQKYPRPNHKHHQTQTTTQRTGAVSPISTRAPSDLARPRPPARPGPPRKRMRKNNRKRISKAAMRAMLM; translated from the exons ATGAGCTCGTGGGTTTGGGTTCAGCTGCTCGCGTTGTTTGCGACATGTCTGCGGTCGGGCAGCGCAGAG GGGgatcctctccctccaggttTGGTGGAGCTGGTTAGGAGCAACCCTATCTCTTCCATAGAGGAcctgcagctgctgctgctcagtgACTCCGTAG aTGAGGATGTTTCGGAAGATTTTGTGCCCAGTGGACAACACTCTAACAACGCTAGCAACCGACTACCAAGGAGTCTGG ACGCCCAGCCGGCTCAGCAGGCGCTATGTAAGGTGAGGACAGAGGTGATGGAGGTGACCCGTGCCATGTTGGACCGCAGCAATGCCAACTTCATGTTGTGGCCTCCCTGTGTAGAGGTACAGCGATGCTCCGGCTGCTGCAACACCAAGACGCTGCAGTGTGTCCCCGTGCTGATGCACACCAGGCACCTACAG GTGATGAAGATCCAGTACGTGGAGAAGCGGCCCAACTACTCCAAGGCAGTTGTCTCGGTCCACGACCATGTGGAGTGTCGCTGCCAGCCCGCCCCTCGCCCCCCGGCCGTCCCCAAGAAGAAGTCCACGCCCCGCAGACAGCAGAAAGACAACAAAGGAGAGGGGCATCCAGCCAAGGCCAGATCCAAGGAGGAGCTGCACCGCAGAGATGAGCTGAAGCACAACCAGAGGATCCAGCTGGAAGACCTGCTGGACCAGCACTGGAACCCCAAGGACACCTCCTCAGATGcaggggaggggaaagggggcTATGGGCTAGACCATGACAAGATGGATCCTCAGTGGGTACTTAACGCTACCAGCCAGCTGGGAGCTAAGGAGTGGACCGAACATCGACATCACGATgacatggaggaggggagagacagtagtagTGTCAACGGCACTACAACCGCAATGGACATCGACATGGCACAACTTGACCACGAGAAGAGCGATGGGATCGAGATACGAGGGGACACACTATTTAACATTACTGAGGGTAATGTCAGTAGGGGAGATAGGCAGCAGGGAAGTCTGAGTCTCAGTGAGGAGGGAGACcaggagacacagagacaacccacacaaacacagagtcCCTCGCTACGCACCAACACATCAAAGCAACAGCAACATGGGACCAACTCCTCCTCAGAGGAAACCAAAAGCAGAGAGGGAGCCAATCAAAGAATGGAACAGCGATTCCATCCTACGGAGGAAATCAATCAGAGGCCCGAGAGCAGATTCCCTCCCCTTGAGGAAGCCGGTCAAAGACGTAAAGACAATGAGACCCCTGATTCAGAGAGGAGGCTCCAGCACGCTCTCCAACTGGAACAGGAgaagctggaggaggagaggaaggagctgTTGTTACTCCACAGGAGGCTGGACGATGAGAAGGAGCACCTGAGACGGGAGCAACAGAAACAACAGCAAGAAGAAGAGGAGCAGAAGTACCCTCGGCCTAATCATAAACATCATCAAACTCAAACCACCACACAAAGAACAG GCGCAGTGTCGCCCATTTCGACGCGAGCGCCCTCAGACCTGGCTCGTCCCCGGCCACCTGCTCGGCCCGGCCCACCTAGGAAGAGAATGAGGAAGAACAACCGCAAGCGCATCAGCAAGGCAGCAATGAGAGCAATGCTAATGTAG